Proteins encoded within one genomic window of Candidatus Brevundimonas colombiensis:
- a CDS encoding type II secretion system F family protein, producing the protein MEGFIRFITDPQNLLSIGVGVLVFATVLTLMSSMTGGVKLDKRMKAVAERRDDLKRRSRASMSAGPGALRHTDEGFKKRVVDRLNLTKLLEDPKVAGQMVQAGFRGPKPLTTFYFFRFASPFIFMIVAAFYMFVIKVVDWPTMNKLTLVMAAAVAGFYAPNLYLKNRIDKRRASIMQAFPDALDLMLICVEAGMSIEAAITKVSQEMGPSSIDLAEELSLLSAELSYLPDRRVAYENLGKRTNHPGVKAVATAMTQAETYGTPLANALRVMAKENRDLRLSAAEKKAAALPAKLTVPMILFFLPVLFIVILGPAILNVIDMMKAGN; encoded by the coding sequence ATGGAAGGCTTCATCCGTTTCATCACCGATCCGCAGAACCTGCTCAGCATCGGCGTGGGCGTGCTGGTCTTTGCAACCGTCCTGACCCTGATGTCGTCGATGACCGGCGGGGTGAAGCTGGACAAGCGGATGAAGGCGGTCGCGGAACGCCGCGACGATCTGAAACGCCGGTCGCGCGCCAGTATGAGCGCTGGCCCGGGCGCGCTGCGTCACACCGACGAAGGGTTCAAGAAACGGGTGGTCGACCGGCTGAACCTGACCAAGCTGCTGGAAGACCCCAAGGTCGCCGGCCAGATGGTGCAGGCCGGTTTTCGCGGGCCAAAGCCGCTGACCACCTTCTACTTCTTCCGTTTCGCCTCGCCCTTCATCTTCATGATCGTGGCGGCCTTCTACATGTTCGTCATCAAGGTCGTGGACTGGCCCACGATGAACAAGCTGACGCTGGTGATGGCGGCGGCGGTAGCGGGCTTCTATGCGCCCAACCTGTATCTGAAGAACCGCATCGACAAGCGCCGCGCCTCCATCATGCAGGCGTTCCCGGACGCCCTGGATCTGATGCTGATCTGTGTGGAGGCCGGGATGTCCATCGAGGCGGCGATCACCAAGGTCAGCCAGGAGATGGGGCCGTCGTCCATCGACCTGGCCGAGGAATTGTCGCTGCTGTCGGCCGAACTGTCCTATCTGCCGGACCGTCGCGTGGCCTATGAAAACCTGGGCAAGCGCACCAACCATCCGGGGGTCAAGGCGGTGGCGACGGCCATGACCCAGGCGGAAACCTATGGCACGCCGCTGGCCAATGCGCTGCGCGTGATGGCCAAGGAAAACCGTGACCTGCGCCTGTCGGCGGCGGAGAAGAAGGCGGCCGCCCTGCCGGCCAAACTGACCGTGCCGATGATCCTGTTCTTCCTGCCGGTGCTGTTCATCGTCATCCTGGGGCCGGCGATCCTGAACGTCATCGACATGATGAAGGCGGGCAACTAG
- a CDS encoding type II secretion system F family protein gives MLPILAAVLAFITIGGLGWVFVGGEDSSSQALKRAQTLAEGKKNPAVARKAAVANTPEARRKQILVQLQEADRRERKARTTLDSRLKQAGLSAGVRAFYIVSAVVGMIALLVALVLGLPILVVIGVGLIFGLGAPRWVVGFLASRRMKKFSLEFPNAVDIIVRGIKSGLPVHECFKIIGRESPLPLGPEFQRLVEGLGVGMTLEQALDRMYQRMPTPELRFFTIVIAIQQKTGGNLAEALSNLSTVLRARRMMGEKIKALSSEALASAGIIASLPPAVMLMVMLTTPAYMMPLFNDIRGNFMLLVAAALMATGVFVMKRMISFKF, from the coding sequence ATGCTGCCGATCCTCGCCGCCGTTCTGGCCTTCATCACCATCGGCGGCCTGGGCTGGGTCTTCGTCGGCGGCGAGGATTCCTCGTCCCAGGCGCTCAAGCGCGCCCAGACCCTGGCCGAAGGCAAGAAGAACCCCGCCGTCGCCCGCAAGGCCGCCGTCGCCAACACGCCCGAAGCGCGTCGCAAGCAGATCCTGGTTCAGCTGCAGGAGGCGGATCGGCGCGAGCGCAAGGCGCGGACCACATTGGACTCGCGCCTGAAACAGGCGGGGTTGAGCGCGGGCGTGCGGGCCTTCTACATCGTCTCGGCCGTGGTCGGCATGATCGCCCTGCTGGTCGCCCTGGTGCTGGGCCTGCCGATCCTGGTGGTGATCGGCGTAGGGCTGATCTTCGGCCTGGGCGCGCCGCGCTGGGTCGTCGGCTTCCTGGCCAGCCGGCGGATGAAGAAGTTCTCGCTGGAGTTTCCCAACGCCGTCGACATCATCGTGCGCGGCATCAAGTCGGGCCTGCCGGTCCACGAGTGTTTCAAGATCATCGGCCGTGAAAGCCCCCTGCCGCTGGGACCGGAGTTCCAGAGGCTGGTCGAGGGACTGGGCGTGGGCATGACCCTGGAGCAGGCGCTGGACCGGATGTACCAGCGGATGCCGACGCCCGAACTGCGGTTCTTCACCATCGTCATCGCCATTCAACAGAAGACGGGCGGCAATCTGGCCGAGGCGCTGAGCAATCTGTCGACCGTGTTGCGCGCGCGCCGGATGATGGGCGAGAAGATCAAGGCCCTGTCGTCCGAGGCCCTGGCCTCGGCCGGCATCATCGCCTCCCTGCCGCCGGCGGTCATGCTGATGGTGATGCTGACGACCCCGGCCTATATGATGCCGCTGTTCAACGACATCCGGGGCAACTTCATGCTGCTGGTGGCGGCGGCGCTGATGGCCACAGGCGTCTTCGTGATGAAGCGCATGATCTCGTTCAAGTTCTGA
- a CDS encoding Flp family type IVb pilin — protein MTKFISRFAKDESGATAIEYGLIAALIAVALITVLGTMSGQLQKTFQKVEDSLTAANK, from the coding sequence ATGACCAAGTTCATCTCGCGCTTCGCCAAAGACGAATCGGGCGCCACCGCCATCGAATACGGCCTGATCGCCGCCCTGATCGCTGTCGCCCTGATCACCGTTCTCGGCACCATGAGCGGTCAACTGCAGAAGACGTTCCAGAAGGTCGAAGACTCGCTGACGGCGGCCAACAAGTAA
- a CDS encoding CpaD family pilus assembly protein: MIRTPIVAVLVVAALGLSACVGGPASLGGEPPLTPTSRYALQVEPNLDRIALAVHDAGLSPAQNAALQALIGRYAQVEGGPLVIEAPAGADPVALNQAYAVQAALSAWGVPAERIRLVSYAAPDPRAPVVVGFETLHAVVPQCGRNWGNLSRSGDNQSASNFGCAVTANLAAQIADPRDIQRPRAMTPADASRRTVVFDQYRAGKQTAAEAETLVRETAVSRAVN; the protein is encoded by the coding sequence ATGATCCGCACCCCGATTGTCGCCGTTCTGGTTGTCGCCGCCCTGGGCTTGAGCGCCTGCGTCGGCGGGCCGGCCAGCCTGGGCGGCGAGCCGCCGCTGACGCCGACATCGCGCTATGCGCTGCAGGTCGAACCAAACCTGGACCGGATCGCCCTGGCGGTTCATGACGCCGGCCTGTCGCCTGCCCAGAATGCGGCCCTTCAGGCCCTGATCGGCCGCTACGCCCAGGTCGAGGGCGGGCCGCTGGTGATCGAGGCGCCGGCCGGCGCCGATCCGGTCGCCCTCAACCAGGCCTACGCCGTCCAGGCCGCCCTGTCCGCCTGGGGCGTGCCGGCCGAACGCATCCGTCTGGTCAGCTATGCCGCGCCCGATCCGCGCGCGCCGGTGGTCGTGGGCTTCGAGACCCTGCACGCCGTGGTGCCCCAGTGCGGGCGCAACTGGGGCAATCTGAGCCGTTCGGGCGACAACCAGTCCGCCTCAAACTTCGGCTGCGCGGTCACGGCCAATCTGGCCGCCCAGATCGCCGATCCGCGCGACATCCAGCGTCCGCGCGCCATGACCCCCGCCGACGCCAGTCGTCGCACCGTGGTCTTCGACCAGTACCGCGCCGGCAAACAGACCGCGGCCGAGGCGGAAACCCTGGTGCGGGAGACCGCCGTTTCCCGCGCGGTGAACTAA
- a CDS encoding pilus assembly protein N-terminal domain-containing protein: MSRIPAVLLAAALLAGPVVAKAQDGALNVEIDRSARVQLRGAAASIIVANPQIADVSMVDANTLFIVGKGYGVTEVVAVDGVGRTLFQREIVVSGGATGSVRVWRGAQATEMTCGASCSPSVRSLPAPATTAP; the protein is encoded by the coding sequence ATGTCCCGCATCCCCGCCGTTCTCCTGGCCGCCGCCCTGTTGGCCGGCCCTGTCGTCGCCAAGGCCCAGGACGGCGCGCTGAACGTCGAGATCGATCGGTCCGCCCGTGTCCAGTTGCGCGGGGCCGCCGCCTCCATCATCGTCGCCAATCCTCAGATCGCCGACGTCTCCATGGTGGACGCCAACACCCTGTTCATCGTCGGCAAGGGCTATGGCGTGACCGAGGTGGTCGCCGTCGACGGCGTGGGCCGCACCCTGTTCCAGCGCGAGATCGTGGTGTCGGGCGGCGCGACCGGCTCGGTCCGGGTCTGGCGCGGCGCCCAGGCGACGGAAATGACCTGCGGCGCCTCCTGCTCGCCCAGCGTTCGCAGCCTGCCCGCCCCCGCCACGACCGCGCCCTGA
- a CDS encoding pilus assembly protein, producing MIAHTLLAAWMRSARRRQGRDGVAAIEFAMVAIPFLLMIFAILELGMVFVIDSMLETATTQAGRLIRTGLADQQKFTAARFKTELCDRMTLFKSDCASRATVDVRVIPQFSAPDPLDPITDGQIDPTKAIFEGGNPGDLILVRVWYVHPLVTPLLNQATSRVGNGKVLLVSATAFRNEPWTKSTTSTTSKS from the coding sequence ATGATCGCGCACACCCTTCTGGCCGCCTGGATGCGGAGCGCACGCCGCCGCCAGGGGCGTGACGGCGTCGCCGCGATCGAGTTCGCCATGGTGGCGATCCCCTTTCTTCTGATGATCTTCGCCATTCTGGAACTGGGCATGGTCTTCGTGATCGATTCCATGCTGGAGACGGCGACGACGCAGGCGGGCCGCCTGATCCGGACAGGGCTGGCCGATCAGCAGAAGTTCACAGCAGCCCGGTTCAAGACCGAGCTTTGCGACCGGATGACGCTGTTCAAGAGCGATTGCGCCAGTCGCGCCACCGTCGATGTGCGCGTCATTCCCCAGTTCTCTGCGCCCGATCCGCTCGACCCCATCACCGACGGCCAGATCGACCCGACCAAGGCGATCTTTGAGGGGGGCAATCCGGGCGATCTGATCCTGGTGCGCGTCTGGTACGTCCACCCGCTGGTCACGCCCCTGCTGAACCAGGCCACGTCACGCGTGGGAAATGGCAAGGTCCTGCTGGTGTCGGCGACGGCATTCCGAAACGAGCCGTGGACCAAGTCGACGACATCGACGACGTCGAAGTCATGA
- the cpaB gene encoding Flp pilus assembly protein CpaB: MKPARIVVLCIAAVSAIGLALVVRAMGSSSHEPVAPAAAAPVEVRPMAKVLVAAKDLQPGKRITEADLSWKDWPVDEVAPVFITDGSTPRPAKPVQDSPAEKAAGAAERVAKAATEIAGTGAKSDYIGAVVRESILAGEPILARKIVRAGDSGYMAAYLEPGMRAMAIAVTVESAAGGFILPGDRVDVVMTAETNRDGAIEGGLKSKYVSGVVLQNIKVLAIDQATRVGDDAQAVVGATATLEVRPQDAVLVAQAKSEGELSLSLRSYADTAGPSGATRRPTAGQSRPQAVRIYRGGAPEVVAVP; the protein is encoded by the coding sequence ATGAAGCCCGCCCGTATCGTCGTTCTGTGCATCGCCGCCGTTTCCGCCATTGGACTGGCCCTGGTGGTCCGGGCCATGGGATCGTCGTCTCACGAACCCGTCGCTCCGGCCGCCGCCGCACCCGTCGAAGTCCGTCCGATGGCCAAGGTTCTGGTCGCGGCCAAAGATCTGCAGCCCGGAAAACGGATCACCGAGGCCGATCTGTCCTGGAAGGACTGGCCCGTCGACGAGGTCGCGCCGGTCTTCATCACCGACGGCTCGACCCCAAGACCCGCAAAGCCCGTCCAGGATAGCCCTGCCGAGAAGGCCGCCGGTGCGGCAGAGCGGGTGGCCAAGGCGGCGACCGAGATCGCCGGAACCGGCGCCAAGTCCGACTATATCGGCGCCGTCGTGCGCGAATCCATTCTGGCGGGGGAGCCGATCCTGGCGCGCAAGATCGTGCGGGCGGGCGACAGCGGCTATATGGCCGCCTATCTTGAGCCGGGGATGCGGGCCATGGCCATCGCGGTCACGGTGGAATCCGCCGCCGGCGGCTTCATCCTGCCGGGCGACCGGGTCGATGTCGTCATGACCGCCGAAACCAACCGCGACGGCGCGATCGAAGGCGGGCTTAAGTCCAAATACGTGTCGGGCGTGGTTCTGCAGAACATCAAGGTTCTGGCCATCGACCAGGCCACGCGGGTCGGGGACGACGCCCAGGCCGTGGTCGGCGCGACCGCCACCCTGGAGGTTCGTCCGCAGGACGCCGTCCTGGTGGCGCAGGCCAAGTCGGAAGGCGAACTGTCCCTGTCGCTGCGCTCCTATGCCGACACGGCCGGGCCGTCCGGCGCCACGCGCAGACCCACAGCCGGCCAGTCCCGCCCGCAAGCGGTGCGTATCTATCGCGGCGGCGCGCCCGAAGTGGTGGCCGTGCCATGA
- a CDS encoding pilus assembly protein has translation MDQVDDIDDVEVMMRLRTLAKDARGAAAVEFAFLAPILILLYFGMVEYCQGYMALKRTGHVASMVADLVSQNNTVTKTELDDIFAIGDQIIRPFPNAPLSQRVSSVTRVNATTYRVDWSVGRGISAKLTVADAKIPSDMLAAGESVIVAEANYDYASPFDMVAPYFTRFERMAYLRPRAVNLIACSSC, from the coding sequence GTGGACCAAGTCGACGACATCGACGACGTCGAAGTCATGATGCGGCTCCGCACCCTGGCGAAGGACGCACGCGGCGCCGCCGCCGTGGAGTTCGCCTTCCTCGCCCCCATCCTGATCCTGCTGTACTTCGGCATGGTCGAATATTGTCAGGGCTATATGGCGCTGAAGCGCACCGGCCATGTGGCTTCCATGGTCGCCGACCTGGTGTCGCAGAACAACACTGTGACCAAGACCGAGCTCGACGACATCTTCGCCATCGGCGATCAGATCATAAGGCCGTTCCCCAATGCGCCGCTGTCTCAGCGGGTCAGCAGCGTCACCCGCGTCAACGCCACCACCTACAGGGTCGACTGGAGCGTGGGGCGGGGCATATCGGCCAAGCTGACCGTGGCGGATGCGAAAATCCCGTCGGACATGCTGGCGGCCGGCGAATCCGTGATCGTGGCCGAGGCGAACTACGACTACGCGTCGCCGTTCGATATGGTCGCGCCCTATTTCACCCGGTTCGAACGGATGGCCTATCTGCGGCCGCGCGCGGTCAATCTGATCGCCTGTTCCAGCTGCTGA
- a CDS encoding type II and III secretion system protein family protein has product MRPPLLKKTVAIACALLAGLAVAPAGAAQTRAAVSTGAAPRLINLPRGTSFAVDLPADARDVIVSNPQVAEAMLHSPRRITVIGVAPGETDAVFLDGVGRTILSLRVRVDAGTSALQDTLNRMIPGGQVKAEAVNDSIILSGVADNPAASAQATRIATAFVSAPEKVLNLITVPGSDQVTLKVRVVEVQRNVIKQLGFNTSAVVGRLGDTQWLLSNAATWGVNGALLGGISAGSSIDTTKNYQMQAPCVGAGWQPGALCPYTVHGGAPGDPSNWDTAQPGTGPGSNGLNKGEAMVKAFERVGLLRTLAEPNLTSVNGESASFLAGGEFPVPASRDAQGQITVQYKPYGVGLAFRPIVLSGGRISLQVKVEVSELSSQGGLTIGAGTASSITLPGLTVRRSENTIEIPSGGSMMIAGLLQENSRQAVDSLPGVTNLPVLGQLFRSRDYLMGETELVVIVEPYIVGPTSPDRMQTPADGLRIASDSQTILFGQLNQVYGLPNAPPAGSVGYVIE; this is encoded by the coding sequence ATGCGCCCGCCCTTGTTGAAAAAGACCGTCGCCATCGCCTGCGCGCTGCTGGCCGGCCTGGCCGTCGCGCCCGCCGGCGCAGCCCAGACCCGCGCCGCCGTGTCGACGGGCGCGGCCCCTCGACTGATCAACCTGCCGCGCGGCACGTCGTTCGCCGTGGATCTGCCGGCCGACGCGCGCGACGTGATCGTCTCCAACCCGCAGGTGGCCGAGGCCATGCTGCATTCCCCGCGCCGCATCACCGTCATCGGCGTGGCGCCGGGCGAGACCGACGCGGTCTTCCTGGACGGCGTCGGCCGCACCATCCTGAGCCTGCGGGTGCGGGTGGACGCGGGCACCAGCGCGCTTCAGGACACCTTGAACCGGATGATCCCCGGCGGTCAGGTCAAGGCCGAGGCCGTCAACGACAGCATCATCCTGAGCGGCGTGGCGGACAATCCGGCCGCATCGGCCCAGGCGACGCGCATCGCCACGGCCTTCGTTTCCGCGCCCGAGAAGGTGTTGAACCTGATCACCGTGCCGGGTTCGGACCAGGTGACCCTGAAGGTCCGCGTGGTCGAGGTTCAGCGCAACGTCATCAAACAACTGGGCTTCAACACCTCGGCGGTGGTCGGACGGCTGGGCGACACCCAATGGCTGTTGAGCAACGCCGCCACCTGGGGAGTCAACGGCGCGCTGCTGGGAGGCATCAGCGCCGGTTCGTCGATCGACACGACCAAGAACTATCAGATGCAGGCGCCTTGCGTCGGGGCGGGCTGGCAGCCCGGCGCATTGTGCCCCTACACGGTGCATGGCGGCGCGCCTGGCGATCCCTCGAACTGGGACACCGCCCAGCCCGGCACGGGCCCCGGCTCCAATGGCCTGAACAAGGGCGAGGCCATGGTGAAGGCGTTCGAGCGGGTCGGCCTGCTGCGCACCCTGGCCGAGCCGAACCTGACCTCGGTCAACGGCGAGTCCGCCAGCTTCCTGGCCGGGGGCGAGTTCCCCGTGCCGGCCAGCCGCGACGCCCAGGGCCAGATCACCGTTCAATACAAACCCTACGGCGTTGGTCTGGCCTTCCGTCCGATCGTTCTGTCGGGCGGCCGCATCAGCCTGCAGGTCAAGGTGGAGGTGTCGGAACTGTCGTCCCAGGGCGGCCTGACCATCGGCGCCGGCACGGCCTCGTCCATCACCCTGCCGGGCCTGACCGTGCGCCGCAGCGAGAACACCATCGAAATCCCCTCCGGCGGCTCGATGATGATCGCCGGCCTGCTGCAGGAAAACAGCCGCCAGGCCGTCGATTCCTTGCCCGGCGTCACCAATCTGCCGGTGTTGGGCCAGTTGTTCCGGTCGCGTGACTATCTGATGGGCGAGACCGAACTGGTGGTGATCGTGGAGCCCTATATCGTCGGCCCGACCTCGCCTGATCGGATGCAGACGCCGGCGGACGGCCTGCGCATCGCCTCCGACAGCCAGACCATTCTCTTTGGCCAGTTGAACCAGGTCTATGGCCTGCCGAACGCGCCCCCGGCCGGCTCGGTCGGCTATGTGATCGAGTGA
- a CDS encoding AAA family ATPase: protein MSTAPAPRSFEAFDEGFDVDMEFDDAPAVRTAGPARGPMPFMDAADAASAGGYNPVGEVVAQAEASLAEPYPATTELAPAALTPTGLAPAAAIGEVSVPRIAIHVFAERQDTLAAAERAAQDRRLSRATTQIRIGGVAAAVETYQHEPTPPLIIVECLKDPQTLLWEVDQLAEVCDAGTKVIVVGATNDIILFRELMRRGVSEYLVAPLQPLQLIAAIGGLFNDPAQPFVGRTIAFVGARGGAGASAVAHNTAYAISERIGANTVIVDYDLPFGTAGLDFNQDPLSGVADALGQPDRLDATLLDRMMVRCTDKLSLFAAPASLDTDWDISTEAFEEVTNQIRATAPFVVLDLPHLWSPWMRRTLISADEVVVVATPDLASLRNAKNMIDLIRQGRPNDAPPRLVLNQIGVPGRPEIPAKDFGAALGVHASLMIPFDAKTFGAAANNGQMILDAGSKTKAAEAFQTLAQIVSRRELPAVAGPKGRTAKPGKAEKAAKPVDGASKSLFANMFKKR from the coding sequence ATGAGCACAGCGCCCGCCCCCCGATCCTTCGAAGCCTTCGACGAAGGTTTCGACGTGGACATGGAGTTCGACGACGCGCCGGCGGTCCGTACAGCCGGTCCGGCGCGCGGCCCCATGCCGTTCATGGATGCGGCGGACGCGGCGTCGGCCGGCGGATACAATCCCGTGGGCGAGGTCGTGGCCCAGGCCGAGGCCAGCCTGGCCGAACCCTATCCGGCGACGACGGAACTGGCGCCTGCGGCCCTGACGCCGACCGGTCTGGCGCCCGCCGCCGCCATCGGCGAGGTGTCGGTGCCGCGCATCGCCATCCACGTCTTCGCCGAGCGTCAAGACACCCTGGCGGCCGCCGAGCGCGCGGCCCAGGATCGCCGCCTGTCGCGCGCCACCACCCAGATCCGCATCGGCGGCGTGGCCGCGGCGGTCGAGACCTATCAGCACGAGCCGACGCCGCCGCTGATCATCGTGGAATGCCTGAAGGATCCGCAGACCCTGTTGTGGGAGGTCGATCAACTGGCCGAGGTCTGCGACGCCGGCACCAAGGTCATCGTGGTCGGGGCGACCAACGACATCATCCTGTTCCGCGAACTGATGCGGCGCGGGGTCAGCGAATATCTGGTCGCGCCGCTTCAGCCGCTGCAGTTGATCGCGGCCATCGGCGGCCTGTTCAACGACCCGGCCCAGCCCTTCGTCGGCCGCACCATCGCCTTCGTCGGCGCGCGAGGCGGGGCGGGGGCCTCGGCCGTGGCGCACAACACCGCCTATGCGATCTCGGAGCGGATCGGCGCCAACACCGTCATCGTCGACTATGACCTGCCGTTCGGCACGGCGGGACTGGACTTCAACCAGGATCCGCTGAGCGGCGTCGCCGACGCCCTGGGCCAGCCCGACCGGCTGGACGCAACGCTGCTGGATCGGATGATGGTCCGCTGCACCGACAAGCTGAGCCTGTTCGCCGCGCCCGCCAGTCTGGACACGGACTGGGACATCTCCACCGAGGCGTTCGAGGAGGTGACGAACCAGATCCGCGCCACCGCGCCTTTTGTGGTTTTGGACCTGCCGCATCTGTGGTCGCCGTGGATGCGCCGCACCCTGATCAGCGCCGACGAGGTGGTGGTGGTGGCCACGCCCGACCTGGCGTCCCTGCGCAACGCCAAGAACATGATCGACCTGATCCGCCAGGGGCGGCCCAATGATGCGCCGCCGCGTCTGGTGCTGAATCAGATCGGCGTGCCGGGACGGCCCGAGATTCCGGCCAAGGACTTCGGCGCCGCCCTGGGCGTCCACGCCAGCCTGATGATCCCGTTCGACGCCAAGACTTTCGGTGCGGCGGCCAACAATGGTCAGATGATCCTGGACGCCGGGTCCAAGACCAAGGCCGCCGAGGCTTTCCAGACCCTGGCCCAGATCGTGTCGCGCCGTGAACTGCCCGCCGTCGCCGGTCCCAAGGGTCGGACGGCCAAGCCAGGCAAGGCGGAAAAGGCGGCCAAGCCCGTCGATGGCGCGTCCAAGTCGCTGTTCGCAAACATGTTCAAGAAGCGCTGA
- a CDS encoding prepilin peptidase has translation MDIFLLIMLGVFPALVIVGGLNDLTTMKIPNWISLALVGAFFPAALLVGAAPIDIAIHVGIGLAALLAGMGMFAFGWIGGGDAKLLAAGCLWMGLSGVAPFLLWTGVAGGAFCLLLMAARQHFSAVSPFVTQGWVVNLMQPKGDIPYGVAIAIGALMALPESGLVMAFASGR, from the coding sequence ATGGACATCTTTCTGCTCATCATGCTGGGCGTGTTTCCCGCTCTGGTCATCGTCGGCGGTCTGAACGACCTGACCACGATGAAGATTCCCAACTGGATTTCGCTGGCCCTGGTCGGCGCCTTCTTTCCAGCCGCCCTGTTGGTCGGCGCCGCGCCGATCGACATCGCCATTCACGTGGGTATCGGTCTGGCCGCCCTGCTGGCGGGTATGGGCATGTTCGCCTTTGGCTGGATCGGTGGCGGCGACGCCAAGCTGTTGGCCGCAGGCTGCCTGTGGATGGGATTGAGCGGCGTGGCGCCTTTCCTTCTGTGGACGGGCGTAGCTGGCGGCGCCTTCTGCCTATTGCTGATGGCCGCGCGTCAGCACTTCTCGGCGGTTTCGCCCTTCGTGACCCAGGGCTGGGTGGTCAATCTGATGCAACCCAAAGGCGACATTCCCTATGGCGTCGCCATCGCCATCGGCGCCCTGATGGCCTTGCCCGAGAGCGGACTGGTCATGGCTTTCGCCTCTGGGCGTTAA
- a CDS encoding CpaF family protein — protein MFGKRTGQPGVAPAPPRPAPAAAAEPVSVFKTEAAPAAKPAPDYAFADEAFEPAAEAFARADAPPVSSGPATASIDRLDALASRPRSKPEAPRPAAGGAGPKPTAGLEQLKKAQAVAEIVREQSDYYHATKTTIFNALMNTIDLAQLAHLDQKAASEEIRDIVSELVAIKNVSMSVAEQEHLVQDIVNDVLGYGPLEPLLARDDIADIMVNGAGRVFIEVAGKVQLTNVRFRDNSQLMNICQRIVSQVGRRVDESSPICDARLPDGSRVNVIAPPLAIDGPTLTIRKFKKDKLTMKNLVEYASISPEGARVLGVIGASRCNLVISGGTGSGKTTLLNTLTAFIDPTERVITCEDAAELQLQQPHVVRLETRPPNLEGQGTITMRDLVKNCLRMRPERIIVGEVRGPEAFDLLQAMNTGHDGSMGTLHANSPREAISRMESMITMGGYGLPSRTIREMIVGSVDVIIQAARLRDGSRRITHITEVVGLEGDVIVTQDLFVYDITGEDENGKIVGRHRSTGIARPRFWDRARYYGLERELADALDAAE, from the coding sequence ATGTTCGGCAAGCGCACAGGCCAGCCCGGCGTCGCCCCGGCGCCCCCGCGACCCGCCCCGGCGGCCGCGGCCGAGCCTGTGTCGGTGTTCAAGACGGAGGCCGCGCCCGCCGCCAAGCCGGCGCCTGACTACGCCTTCGCCGACGAGGCGTTCGAACCGGCGGCCGAGGCCTTCGCCCGCGCCGATGCGCCGCCTGTGTCAAGCGGACCCGCGACGGCCTCGATCGACCGGCTGGACGCCTTGGCGTCGCGTCCGCGTTCCAAGCCAGAGGCGCCGCGTCCGGCCGCTGGCGGCGCGGGTCCCAAGCCCACCGCCGGGCTGGAACAGCTGAAGAAGGCCCAGGCGGTCGCCGAGATCGTCCGCGAACAGAGCGATTACTATCACGCCACGAAGACGACCATCTTCAACGCGCTGATGAACACCATCGACCTGGCCCAACTGGCGCATCTGGATCAGAAGGCCGCGTCGGAGGAAATCCGCGACATCGTCTCCGAACTGGTGGCGATCAAGAACGTCTCCATGTCGGTCGCCGAGCAGGAGCATCTGGTTCAGGACATCGTCAACGACGTCCTGGGCTATGGTCCGCTGGAACCGCTGCTGGCGCGCGACGACATCGCCGACATCATGGTCAATGGCGCGGGGCGGGTCTTCATCGAAGTCGCGGGCAAGGTCCAGCTGACGAACGTCCGTTTCCGCGACAACTCCCAGCTGATGAACATCTGTCAGCGGATCGTGTCGCAGGTCGGCCGCCGCGTCGATGAATCCAGTCCCATCTGCGACGCCCGTCTGCCGGACGGGTCGCGCGTCAACGTCATCGCGCCGCCCCTGGCCATCGATGGTCCGACCCTGACCATTCGTAAGTTCAAGAAGGACAAGCTGACGATGAAGAATCTGGTGGAGTACGCCTCCATCAGTCCCGAGGGCGCGCGCGTCCTGGGCGTCATCGGCGCGTCGCGATGCAATCTGGTCATCTCGGGCGGCACAGGCTCGGGCAAGACGACGCTGCTGAACACCCTGACGGCCTTCATCGATCCGACCGAGCGCGTCATCACCTGCGAGGACGCCGCCGAACTGCAGTTACAGCAGCCGCACGTCGTGCGTCTGGAAACCCGCCCGCCGAACCTGGAAGGCCAGGGCACCATCACCATGCGTGATCTGGTCAAGAACTGCCTTCGGATGCGTCCCGAACGGATCATCGTCGGCGAGGTGCGCGGACCCGAAGCCTTCGACCTGTTGCAGGCGATGAACACCGGCCACGACGGTTCCATGGGCACCCTGCACGCCAACAGCCCACGCGAAGCCATCAGCCGAATGGAGTCCATGATCACCATGGGCGGATACGGCCTGCCGTCACGCACCATCCGCGAGATGATCGTGGGGTCGGTCGATGTCATCATCCAGGCCGCCCGTCTGCGCGACGGCTCGCGCCGGATCACCCACATCACCGAGGTCGTGGGCCTGGAAGGCGACGTGATCGTGACCCAGGACCTGTTCGTCTACGACATCACCGGCGAGGACGAGAACGGCAAGATCGTCGGCCGTCACCGTTCCACCGGCATCGCCCGCCCGCGCTTCTGGGACCGCGCCCGCTACTATGGACTGGAGCGCGAACTGGCCGACGCCCTGGACGCGGCGGAATAG